A single Capricornis sumatraensis isolate serow.1 chromosome 20, serow.2, whole genome shotgun sequence DNA region contains:
- the CCDC102A gene encoding coiled-coil domain-containing protein 102A: MSHGPSPRLAESPQLSKGSLLTILGSPSPERMGPADSLPPTPPSGTPSPGPPPALPMPPAPALLADGDWESREELRLRELEEARARAAQMEKTMRWWSDCTANWREKWSKVRAERNRAREEVRQLRQRLDALTKELAGARRERQEAQGECEARGRELARLRGARGTADRTPDGPETEPEREQEPVPVRDVGSGCERPQGSQELELVESLLKSRPEEPEGCWEVRSAGAGTPRGSSGRQERSRLPWEDTTVEEDASKLTALRLRLDESQKVLLKEREDKMALSRNIEKLEGELSQWKIKYEELSKTKQEMLKQLSILKEAHQDELGRMSEDLEDELGARSSMDRKMAELRGEMERLQAENAAEWGRRERLETEKLGLERENKKLRAQVGDLEEALARRRRQTASALDCDLRASQAALFEKNKELADLKHVHGKLKKQFQEKVAELAHANRRVEQHEAEVKKLRLRVEELKKELAQAEDELDEAHNQARKLQRSLDEQTEQSENLQVQLEHVQSRLRRQQQNAPLFGKIRSARFGAEEAGDGASDLDEDEDLQIQVA; this comes from the exons ATGAGCCACGGGCCAAGCCCCCGGCTGGCCGAGTCCCCGCAGCTGTCCAAGGGCAGCCTCCTGACCATCCTGGGCAGCCCGTCGCCCGAGCGCATGGGGCCAGCCGACTCGCTTCCACCGACTCCTCCCAGCGGCACGCCCTCGCCAGGGCCGCCGCCTGCGCTGCCCATGCCGCCGGCGCCCGCGCTGCTGGCCGACGGGGACTGGGAGAGCCGCGAGGAGCTGCGGCTGCGGGAGCTGGAGGAGGCGCGCGCGCGGGCGGCGCAGATGGAGAAGACCATGCGCTGGTGGTCGGACTGCACCGCCAACTGGCGCGAGAAGTGGAGCAAGGTGCGCGCCGAGCGCAACCGAGCGCGCGAGGAGGTGCGCCAGCTGCGCCAGCGCCTCGACGCGCTCACCAAGGAGCTGGCGGGCGCTCGGCGCGAGCGCCAAGAGGCGCAGGGCGAGTGCGAAGCGCGGGGTCGCGAGCTGGCGCGGCTGCGGGGCGCCCGGGGGACCGCGGACAGGACTCCCGATGGGCCCGAGACGGAGCCAGAAAGAGAACAGGAGCCGGTGCCGGTGCGCGACGTCGGATCCGGATGCGAGAGACCACAGGGCAGCCAG GAGCTGGAGCTGGTGGAGAGCCTGCTGAAGAGCAgaccagaggagcctgagggctgcTGGGAGGTGCGCAGTGCAGGGGCTGGGACCCCACGGGGCAGCTCAGGCCGCCAGGAGCGCAGCCGCCTGCCCTGGGAGGACACCACCGTCGAGGAAGATGCCTCGAAGCTGACTGCTTTGCGGCTACGGCTGGATGAGTCCCAGAAGGTGCTGCTCAAGGAACGAGA GGATAAAATGGCACTGAGCAGGAACATCGAGAAGCTGGAGGGAGAGCTCAGCCAGTGGAAGATCAAGTACGAGGAACTGAGCAAGACCAAGCAGGAGATGCTCAAGCAA CTCAGCATACTGAAGGAGGCCCACCAGGACGAGCTGGGCCGCATGTCCGAAGACTTGGAGGATGAGCTGGGTGCGCGTTCCAGCATGGACAGGAAGATGGCGGAGCTGAGGGGTGAG ATGGAGCGGCTGCAGGCGGAGAACGCCGCTGAGTGGGGTCGCCGGGAGCGGCTGGAGACGGAGAAACTGGGCCTGGAGCGGGAGAACAAGAAGCTGCGGGCGCAGGTTGGGGACCTGGAGGAGGCGCTGGCCCGACGACGGCGGCAGACGGCCAGCGCGCTAGACTGCGACCTGCGGGCCAGCCAGGCTGCACTCTTCGAGAAGAACAAG GAGCTGGCCGACCTGAAGCACGTGCACGGCAAACTGAAGAAGCAGTTCCAGGAGAAGGTGGCGGAGCTGGCTCATGCCAACCGGCGGGTGGAGCAGCACGAGGCCGAGGTGAAGAAGCTGCGGCTGCGGGTGGAAGAGCTCAAGAAGGAGCTGGCCCAGGCTGAGGACGAG TTGGACGAGGCCCATAACCAGGCGCGGAAGCTGCAGCGGTCGCTGGATGAGCAGACGGAGCAGAGTGAGAACCTGCAAGTGCAGCTGGAACATGTGCAGTCCAG GCTCCGCCGACAGCAGCAGAATGCCCCCCTCTTTGGGAAGATCCGCAGCGCTCGCTTTGGTGCCGAGGAGGCGGGGGACGGAGCCAGTGACCTGGACGAGGATGAGGACCTGCAGATCCAGGTGGCTTAG